Proteins encoded within one genomic window of Actinoplanes octamycinicus:
- a CDS encoding DUF58 domain-containing protein: MSSPPERLLRRLEWRLGRRLDGRLQGAYRTVWHGTGIDFTDLRAYTPEDDVRHIDWNVTARLDEPFVRQYTEDRELTAWLVVDKSASMRFGGHEGKDSVATELAVSLARLVSQGGNRVGAILFDNAVQRVIPPRTGRDQILRIAQELLKPSPVARRPKRSPEPAATTDLTAMLNLAAKTTATRRSLIFLMSDFIGDPGWDRPLGVLTHRHEVVVIRVVDPAELDLPDLGLILVEDAETGEQLLVDTSDPLLRDRLAGQVDAREAELAGAMRRAGVAAHRITTDQDLLSALVQMVRTAGQVRR; this comes from the coding sequence ATGAGCAGCCCTCCGGAGCGGCTGCTGCGGCGCCTGGAGTGGCGGCTCGGCCGCCGCCTCGACGGGCGGCTGCAGGGCGCCTACCGCACGGTCTGGCACGGCACCGGGATCGACTTCACCGACCTGCGCGCCTACACGCCGGAGGACGACGTCCGGCACATCGACTGGAACGTCACCGCGCGGCTGGACGAGCCGTTCGTCCGGCAGTACACCGAGGACCGCGAGCTGACCGCCTGGCTGGTGGTGGACAAGTCCGCCTCGATGCGGTTCGGCGGGCACGAGGGCAAGGACTCGGTCGCCACCGAGCTGGCGGTCAGCCTGGCCCGGCTGGTGTCGCAGGGCGGCAACCGGGTGGGCGCGATCCTCTTCGACAACGCGGTGCAGCGGGTCATCCCGCCGCGCACCGGCCGCGACCAGATCCTGCGGATCGCCCAGGAGCTGCTGAAACCGTCCCCGGTGGCGCGGCGCCCGAAACGCTCCCCGGAGCCGGCCGCCACCACCGACCTGACCGCGATGCTGAACCTGGCGGCGAAGACCACCGCCACCCGGCGCAGCCTGATCTTCCTGATGTCCGACTTCATCGGCGACCCGGGCTGGGACCGCCCGCTCGGCGTGCTCACCCACCGGCACGAGGTGGTGGTCATCCGGGTCGTCGACCCGGCCGAGCTGGACCTGCCCGACCTGGGCCTGATCCTGGTGGAGGACGCCGAGACCGGCGAGCAGTTGCTGGTCGACACCAGCGATCCGCTGCTGCGCGACCGGCTGGCCGGTCAGGTCGACGCCCGCGAGGCCGAGCTGGCCGGCGCCATGCGCCGGGCCGGGGTGGCCGCCCACCGGATCACCACCGACCAGGACCTGCTCTCCGCCCTGGTGCAGATGGTGCGGACCGCCGGGCAGGTGCGCCGATGA
- a CDS encoding AAA family ATPase, giving the protein MSWTDAPPASAGPIEKVLYEVKKTIVGQDILLERLVVALLARGHILVEGVPGLAKTLAVKSLATAIGGDFHRVQFTPDLVPADIVGTRIYHQPTGEFQVQLGPVFTNLLLADEINRAPAKVQSALLETMQERQVTIGRETHKLPDPFLVMATQNPIENEGVYPLPEAQVDRFMMKVVIGYPSPTEEFVVVERALTPPGAIQRIIDPDTLVGLQQAADQVYVDPSLIDYAVQLANASRDPARVGLSDLARYVTFGASPRSSISLVLAARALAYIRGREYVIPEDLSDLALDVMRHRMVLSYEALSDDVTADVILAKILANLPFPEPAGRGR; this is encoded by the coding sequence ATGAGCTGGACCGACGCCCCGCCGGCCTCCGCCGGACCGATCGAGAAGGTGCTCTACGAGGTCAAGAAGACCATCGTGGGCCAGGACATCCTGCTCGAGCGCCTGGTCGTGGCGCTGCTCGCCCGCGGCCACATCCTGGTCGAGGGCGTCCCCGGCCTGGCCAAGACGCTCGCCGTGAAATCGCTGGCCACCGCGATCGGCGGGGACTTCCACCGGGTCCAGTTCACCCCCGACCTGGTCCCGGCGGACATCGTCGGCACCCGGATCTACCACCAGCCCACCGGCGAGTTCCAGGTGCAGCTCGGCCCGGTCTTCACCAACCTGCTGCTGGCCGACGAGATCAACCGGGCGCCGGCCAAGGTGCAGAGCGCGCTGCTGGAGACGATGCAGGAGCGGCAGGTCACGATCGGCCGGGAGACCCACAAGCTGCCCGACCCGTTCCTGGTCATGGCCACCCAGAACCCGATCGAGAACGAGGGCGTCTATCCGCTGCCGGAGGCCCAGGTCGACCGGTTCATGATGAAGGTGGTGATCGGCTACCCGAGCCCGACCGAGGAGTTCGTGGTGGTCGAGCGGGCGCTCACCCCGCCCGGCGCGATCCAGCGGATCATCGACCCGGACACCCTGGTCGGTCTGCAGCAGGCCGCCGACCAGGTCTACGTCGACCCGTCCCTGATCGACTACGCGGTGCAGCTGGCCAACGCCTCCCGTGACCCGGCCCGGGTCGGCCTCAGCGATCTGGCCCGCTACGTGACCTTCGGCGCCAGCCCGCGCTCGTCGATCAGCCTGGTGCTCGCCGCCCGCGCCCTGGCCTACATCCGCGGCCGGGAATATGTGATCCCGGAGGACCTCTCCGACCTGGCGCTGGACGTGATGCGGCACCGGATGGTGCTCTCCTACGAGGCGCTCTCCGACGACGTCACCGCCGACGTGATCCTCGCCAAGATTTTGGCGAATCTGCCGTTCCCGGAGCCCGCCGGCCGGGGCCGCTGA
- a CDS encoding S1C family serine protease — MTVLRPDGSDPPEPAVEEPTPSRLSSLNTPVRRRRALIALVAVWAVVITWVAFTRGGDSGAEPRAAATPAPSASPGPLTVAEVYQTLLPSVVLIQTTGHDAKQAAESATGTGVIANADGTVLTAFHVVDGAETIKLTYTDGTTTTARVATRNPAQDIATLTPARLPETLVPAVLGGGVEVGDAVVAIGNPLGLTGSTSSGVVSGLDRKLTRDKQDDIAGLIQFDAAVNPGSSGGPLVNDQGQVVGIVVALANPTDAGTFIGIGFAVPIGAALGGGDNGPGRAPPL; from the coding sequence ATGACCGTGCTCCGGCCGGACGGTTCCGATCCCCCGGAGCCGGCCGTGGAGGAGCCTACCCCGAGCCGTCTGAGCAGCCTGAACACCCCGGTGCGCCGCCGCCGGGCACTGATCGCCCTGGTCGCCGTCTGGGCCGTGGTGATCACCTGGGTGGCGTTCACCCGGGGCGGGGACAGCGGCGCCGAGCCGCGAGCCGCCGCCACGCCGGCGCCGTCCGCGTCGCCCGGCCCGCTCACCGTCGCCGAGGTCTACCAGACCCTGCTGCCCTCGGTGGTGCTGATCCAGACCACCGGCCACGACGCGAAGCAGGCGGCCGAGTCGGCCACCGGCACCGGCGTGATCGCGAACGCCGACGGCACCGTGCTGACCGCCTTCCACGTGGTCGACGGCGCCGAGACGATCAAACTGACCTACACCGACGGCACCACCACGACCGCCCGGGTCGCCACCCGGAACCCGGCGCAGGACATCGCCACGCTGACCCCGGCCAGACTGCCCGAGACGCTGGTCCCGGCGGTGCTCGGCGGCGGCGTCGAGGTGGGCGACGCGGTGGTGGCGATCGGCAACCCGCTCGGCCTGACCGGGTCCACCAGCAGCGGCGTGGTCTCCGGGCTGGACCGCAAGCTGACCCGCGACAAGCAGGACGACATCGCCGGGCTGATCCAGTTCGACGCCGCGGTCAACCCGGGCAGCTCCGGCGGTCCGCTGGTCAACGACCAGGGTCAGGTGGTCGGCATCGTGGTGGCCCTGGCCAACCCGACCGACGCCGGCACCTTCATCGGCATCGGGTTCGCCGTGCCGATCGGCGCCGCCCTGGGCGGCGGCGACAACGGCCCCGGCCGGGCACCACCGCTGTGA
- a CDS encoding styrene monooxygenase/indole monooxygenase family protein: MRKILIVGAGQAGLQLALSLRAEGYEVTLMSARTPEEIRSGWPTSTQAMFELALDTERAYQLNHWEEVTPPIHGLRVQLAAPPGNLALAFNAPFQRPAQSTDQRIKMARWLEDAEERGVEVIYNAATTQDLDAITQLGRYDLTVVAAGKGDLVAMFDRDPSRSPYSEPQRGLAVAYVHGLAPDPRWPDPHVGFHAVPGLGELFVIPGLTHSGPCDILFWEAVPGGPLDRWAGHPGRMDPAQHLAITLELIRENLPWVAERATNVQLTDAKATLHGRYTPTVRRPVAHLPGGGKVLGLADVVIANDPITGQGSNTAAKAADHYLRAILAHGEQPFDEQWMTETFEGFWTAHGAAVTGWTNAMLQPLPPHVQQLLGAASQNDRIAARFAAGFVDPNDFLNWFVDPEKATAYLAEVGAAG, encoded by the coding sequence ATGCGCAAGATCCTGATCGTCGGAGCCGGCCAGGCCGGTCTCCAGCTCGCTCTCAGCCTGCGGGCCGAGGGCTACGAGGTGACCCTGATGTCGGCGCGCACGCCGGAGGAGATCCGCTCCGGCTGGCCCACCTCGACCCAGGCCATGTTCGAGCTGGCGCTGGACACCGAGCGGGCCTACCAGCTGAACCACTGGGAGGAGGTCACCCCGCCGATCCACGGTCTGCGGGTGCAGCTGGCCGCGCCGCCCGGGAACCTGGCGCTGGCGTTCAACGCGCCGTTCCAGCGCCCGGCCCAGTCCACCGACCAGCGGATCAAGATGGCCCGCTGGCTGGAGGACGCCGAGGAGCGCGGCGTCGAGGTGATCTACAACGCGGCCACCACCCAGGACCTGGACGCGATCACCCAGCTCGGCCGGTACGACCTGACCGTGGTCGCGGCCGGCAAGGGCGACCTGGTGGCGATGTTCGACCGGGACCCGAGCCGGTCGCCGTACTCGGAGCCGCAGCGCGGGCTGGCGGTGGCCTACGTGCACGGCCTGGCACCGGACCCGCGGTGGCCGGACCCGCACGTCGGCTTCCACGCGGTGCCCGGCCTCGGCGAGCTGTTCGTGATCCCCGGCCTGACCCACTCCGGCCCGTGCGACATCCTGTTCTGGGAGGCGGTGCCGGGCGGCCCGCTGGACCGCTGGGCCGGGCACCCGGGCCGGATGGACCCGGCGCAGCACCTGGCGATCACCCTGGAGCTGATCCGGGAGAACCTGCCCTGGGTCGCCGAGCGCGCGACGAACGTGCAGCTCACCGACGCCAAGGCGACCCTGCACGGCCGGTACACGCCGACCGTCCGGCGCCCGGTCGCGCACCTGCCCGGCGGGGGCAAGGTGCTCGGGCTGGCCGACGTGGTGATCGCCAACGACCCGATCACCGGCCAGGGCAGCAACACCGCCGCCAAGGCCGCCGACCACTACCTGCGGGCCATCCTGGCGCACGGCGAGCAGCCGTTCGACGAGCAGTGGATGACCGAGACCTTCGAAGGGTTCTGGACCGCGCACGGCGCCGCGGTCACCGGCTGGACCAACGCGATGCTGCAGCCGCTCCCGCCGCACGTCCAGCAGCTGCTCGGCGCCGCCTCGCAGAACGACCGGATCGCCGCCCGCTTCGCGGCCGGCTTCGTCGACCCGAACGACTTCCTGAACTGGTTCGTCGACCCGGAGAAGGCCACCGCCTATCTCGCGGAGGTCGGCGCGGCCGGTTAG
- a CDS encoding GTP-binding protein, translating into MQAYSDSLSSAKIVIAGGFGVGKTTAVEAISEIPAIRTESWMTAAAAQIDRLDPGIDKVTTTVAMDFGRVTIDDSLVLYLFGTPGQPRFWPMWDDLVRGAVGALVLVDTNHLESSFAAVNYFENDAEVPWIVCVNLFHGVRTHDLAEVREALTLPAHVPLIAGDIRDPRDVAHALLAVVDHATAQAIG; encoded by the coding sequence GTGCAGGCCTACTCCGACTCACTTAGCAGCGCCAAGATCGTCATCGCCGGTGGCTTCGGGGTCGGCAAGACCACCGCGGTGGAGGCCATCTCGGAGATCCCGGCGATCCGCACCGAGTCCTGGATGACCGCGGCGGCCGCCCAGATCGACCGGCTCGACCCGGGCATCGACAAGGTCACCACCACGGTGGCGATGGACTTCGGCCGGGTCACCATCGACGACTCGCTGGTGCTCTATCTGTTCGGCACCCCCGGCCAGCCGCGCTTCTGGCCGATGTGGGACGACCTGGTCCGGGGCGCGGTCGGCGCGCTGGTCCTGGTCGACACCAACCACCTGGAGAGTTCGTTCGCCGCGGTCAATTATTTCGAGAATGATGCGGAGGTGCCCTGGATCGTCTGCGTCAACCTGTTCCACGGTGTGCGGACCCACGACCTGGCCGAGGTTCGTGAGGCGCTCACGCTGCCCGCGCACGTTCCGTTGATCGCCGGTGACATCCGCGACCCCCGCGACGTCGCCCACGCCCTGCTGGCCGTCGTGGACCACGCGACGGCACAGGCCATCGGTTAA
- a CDS encoding DUF742 domain-containing protein has product MTAKGRTGGRNPLLIHTLVSTGNRYDPVLAASLAPASRSLYEQARRMCSVAELSAACGLPLGLTRLLINDLLRIGQLVVHESRPSQDLALLERLRAGLLRLT; this is encoded by the coding sequence ATGACCGCGAAGGGGCGGACCGGCGGCCGCAACCCGTTGCTGATCCACACGCTGGTGTCCACCGGCAACCGGTACGACCCGGTGCTCGCCGCCAGCCTGGCGCCGGCCTCCCGGTCGCTCTACGAGCAGGCCCGCCGGATGTGCTCGGTGGCCGAGCTGTCGGCGGCCTGCGGGCTGCCGCTCGGCCTGACCCGGTTGCTGATCAACGACCTGCTCAGAATCGGCCAGCTCGTCGTGCACGAGTCCCGGCCGTCACAAGATCTGGCACTCCTGGAGAGACTTCGTGCAGGCCTACTCCGACTCACTTAG
- a CDS encoding roadblock/LC7 domain-containing protein, which translates to MTDYRNPDGQPDVSWLIGQLVRDVPTITAVVLVSADGLQLASSGHLSREHAESVAALAAGFLGITGQLGGLLQLGAPENLSIRYPHGHLAFLRIDDQAGEFVAALLVAAQPQTQIGHLGYAMTTFSQAVGHALTPETRQTLHQGTLPAPAR; encoded by the coding sequence ATGACCGACTACCGCAACCCTGACGGCCAACCGGACGTCTCCTGGCTGATCGGGCAACTCGTCCGCGACGTGCCGACCATCACCGCGGTCGTCCTGGTCTCCGCGGACGGCCTGCAGCTGGCCTCCTCCGGCCACCTCAGCCGGGAGCACGCGGAGAGCGTGGCCGCCCTGGCCGCCGGTTTCCTCGGCATCACCGGCCAGCTCGGCGGCCTGCTGCAGCTCGGCGCCCCGGAGAACCTGAGCATCCGCTATCCGCACGGCCACCTGGCCTTCCTGCGGATCGACGACCAGGCCGGCGAGTTCGTCGCCGCGCTGCTGGTGGCGGCCCAGCCGCAGACCCAGATCGGCCACCTCGGCTACGCCATGACCACCTTCAGCCAGGCGGTCGGGCACGCGCTCACCCCGGAGACCCGGCAGACGCTGCACCAGGGCACCCTGCCGGCCCCGGCCCGCTGA
- a CDS encoding sensor histidine kinase — MPEARRWLSWLRRRGPEPVQPPAVPKDDLALPSDPWRPVAGEFALRLLTLSWEAVHHIGEAEFREQDPERRKILFRIDHSVTRVRRLAENLRVLTGEPLDDPDPQITSLHDVAHAAGAAVEHYERLHFGPMVDLAVAASAADDVIRILTELIDNADRYSPPTEAVTIAAHLTGDGDVVIRVEDSGIGLNPAHLPWLERLLSGPDGPAPDELRPAHLGLSVAAVLTHRHPSLRVRLVPRQPRGTVAMLLIGADLLCETPQVVPEPVPAPTPNHQNDVTMVLPVQRPGQRAAPKPMPRRVPASVRGTEPPPPPATTEVHRTAWQDDAADFNAGVDAARARAPQKQKDPDDRLPQP, encoded by the coding sequence ATGCCCGAGGCGCGCCGCTGGTTGAGCTGGCTGCGACGACGTGGCCCCGAGCCGGTCCAGCCCCCGGCCGTACCGAAAGATGATCTGGCCTTGCCGAGCGATCCGTGGCGCCCGGTCGCCGGCGAGTTCGCGCTCCGCCTGCTCACCCTTTCGTGGGAGGCGGTTCATCACATCGGGGAAGCCGAATTCCGCGAGCAGGATCCGGAACGGCGCAAGATCCTGTTCCGGATCGACCACTCGGTCACCCGGGTCCGCCGGCTCGCGGAGAACCTGCGGGTGCTCACCGGCGAGCCGCTGGACGACCCGGATCCGCAGATCACCTCGCTGCACGACGTGGCGCACGCGGCCGGCGCCGCGGTCGAGCACTACGAGCGGCTGCACTTCGGCCCGATGGTGGATCTCGCGGTGGCCGCGTCCGCCGCCGACGACGTGATCCGGATCCTCACCGAGCTGATCGACAACGCCGACCGGTACTCGCCGCCCACCGAGGCGGTCACCATCGCCGCGCACCTGACCGGCGACGGCGACGTGGTGATCCGGGTCGAGGACAGCGGGATCGGCCTCAACCCGGCGCATCTGCCGTGGCTGGAGCGGCTGCTGTCCGGCCCGGACGGCCCGGCCCCCGACGAGCTGCGCCCGGCCCACCTGGGTCTCTCGGTGGCCGCCGTGCTCACCCACCGGCACCCGTCGCTGCGGGTCCGGCTGGTGCCGCGCCAGCCGCGCGGCACCGTCGCGATGCTGCTGATCGGCGCCGACCTGCTCTGCGAGACGCCGCAGGTGGTGCCGGAGCCGGTCCCGGCCCCGACGCCGAACCATCAGAACGACGTGACCATGGTGCTCCCGGTGCAGCGGCCGGGCCAGCGGGCGGCCCCGAAACCGATGCCGCGCCGGGTCCCGGCCAGTGTCCGCGGCACCGAGCCCCCGCCGCCGCCGGCCACCACCGAGGTGCACCGGACCGCGTGGCAGGACGACGCCGCGGACTTCAACGCGGGCGTCGACGCCGCCCGTGCACGAGCCCCCCAGAAACAGAAGGACCCTGATGACCGACTACCGCAACCCTGA